A genomic window from Methanobacterium sp. BRmetb2 includes:
- a CDS encoding fumarate reductase subunit A — MESEIYQCDVLIIGSGGAGSRAAIEVSNYNLKPIIVSKGLSFKSGCTMMAEGGYNAAFAFVDAEDSTDIHYEDTLKGGAYLNDPVLARILVNEAPDRLIELERFGALFNRQKSGKIDQRPFGGQTYRRTCFQGDRTGHEMISALKEEIIRRNIKTIDEVMITSLITDEPHKKVLGAIGLSLKDSKFIIFKAKSVILATGGSGQIYPVTSNTMQKGGDGFALAYNAGADLMDMEQVQFHPTGMIYPESRKGILVTEAVRGEGGKLINSEGTRFMKKYDPRGELATRDVVARAIYNEIREGRGTKNGGVYLDVTHLPEELIKDKLETMFLQFQDVGVDIRKEPMEVAPTAHHFMGGVRINENGETSIKNLYAAGEVTGGVHGANRLGGNALADTQVFGRRAGIAASKNALKSEFDLNRKQIALEEEKILNLFKEGDIYPHEIKKELKDTMWKNVAIIRNEKALNSTLSTIRNLKLKSNNMHVSGGSSFNKNLQDAIEVKNMLDMAELVTKSALLREESRGSHFREDRPETSDKWKKSIILNKNGDVRFIKR, encoded by the coding sequence ATGGAAAGCGAGATATACCAATGTGATGTTTTAATTATAGGATCTGGTGGGGCTGGATCAAGAGCAGCTATAGAAGTTTCTAATTACAATTTAAAACCCATAATAGTTTCAAAAGGATTATCCTTCAAGTCAGGATGTACTATGATGGCTGAAGGTGGTTACAATGCTGCATTTGCATTTGTAGATGCTGAAGATAGCACAGATATTCATTATGAAGATACATTAAAAGGAGGAGCTTATTTAAATGACCCAGTACTGGCCAGGATTCTGGTGAACGAAGCACCAGATCGTTTAATTGAATTGGAAAGATTCGGAGCTCTGTTTAATAGACAAAAATCTGGTAAAATAGATCAAAGGCCTTTCGGCGGTCAAACTTATCGACGAACATGTTTCCAAGGAGATAGAACTGGCCATGAAATGATTTCTGCTCTCAAAGAAGAGATCATAAGGCGCAATATTAAAACCATTGATGAAGTGATGATAACTTCACTGATCACTGACGAACCACACAAAAAAGTTTTAGGAGCTATTGGATTATCACTCAAAGATTCTAAATTCATTATCTTTAAGGCTAAGTCAGTCATACTTGCCACTGGGGGGTCTGGTCAGATATATCCTGTAACTTCCAATACTATGCAGAAAGGAGGAGATGGTTTTGCCCTGGCTTATAATGCCGGAGCAGATTTAATGGACATGGAACAGGTACAATTCCACCCTACAGGAATGATATATCCTGAATCACGAAAAGGTATTCTAGTTACAGAAGCAGTAAGAGGAGAAGGAGGAAAACTCATCAATAGTGAGGGGACCCGTTTCATGAAAAAATATGACCCTCGAGGAGAACTGGCCACAAGAGATGTAGTGGCTCGGGCCATATATAACGAAATCCGTGAAGGCAGAGGAACAAAAAATGGTGGAGTTTACCTTGATGTCACTCACCTCCCAGAGGAACTTATAAAGGACAAACTGGAAACTATGTTTTTACAATTTCAGGATGTTGGTGTAGATATAAGGAAAGAGCCTATGGAAGTAGCACCTACTGCTCACCATTTTATGGGGGGAGTAAGAATTAATGAAAATGGTGAAACTTCAATAAAAAATTTATACGCTGCTGGAGAAGTTACTGGTGGAGTTCATGGGGCAAACAGGCTTGGTGGAAATGCACTGGCAGATACACAGGTATTTGGACGAAGAGCAGGTATCGCTGCTTCAAAAAATGCTCTTAAATCTGAATTTGATCTAAACCGAAAACAGATTGCCTTGGAAGAAGAAAAAATCTTAAATCTCTTTAAAGAAGGCGATATTTATCCACATGAAATAAAAAAAGAATTAAAAGATACTATGTGGAAGAACGTAGCGATAATAAGAAATGAAAAAGCATTAAATTCAACTTTATCCACAATAAGGAATTTAAAATTAAAATCGAATAATATGCATGTTTCAGGTGGTTCAAGTTTTAACAAAAACCTTCAAGACGCTATAGAAGTTAAAAATATGTTGGATATGGCAGAATTAGTCACTAAATCTGCTTTACTACGTGAAGAAAGTCGCGGTTCCCATTTTAGAGAAGACCGCCCTGAAACAAGTGATAAATGGAAAAAGAGCATAATCCTGAATAAAAATGGGGATGTAAGATTTATTAAAAGATAA